The sequence below is a genomic window from Microbacterium sp. SORGH_AS_0888.
CCAGGTTCAGCTCGGTGATGCCGTCGAGGCGGAACACGACCGAGATGGACGAGACCGACACCGGCACCTGGACGATCGTCGGCTGCACCTTCTCGGGCGCGGCCGTCGCGGTCGGGGAGGCGTCCGCGGCACAGCCCGTGAACTCGAGCTCAGCACGCTCGGCCTCCGTGAACGCACGAGAGGAGAGGGCGAACTGGTCGACGCCCGCGGCGAAGCGTCCGCGGCTGGCCGGCGACTCGGCGTCCTCGTATGCGAGCGAGATGTCCGGGTTGGAGGCGGCGAGGCCCGAACGCCACATGTCGATCGTCGACGACAGCGGGGCGGGCCCGGCGCCCGAGAGGGACGCGACGACACCCGTCGGGGTCCACGGGGTCGCGGTCGGCGAAGGGGTCGGCGAAGACGGCACGGTGGGTGAAACGGTCGCGGTGCAGCCGGTGGCGGCGACGAGAGTCGCGAGCCCCAGCACGGCGCTGTCCCGGAGTCGGCGGGGAATCGGCACCCGGACATCCTAATGACCAACGCTGGGCGGCGCCCCGGCGTGGGACACCGCCCGTTCACCCGCGCCCCATATCCTTCCCCTCTATGGCCCTGCAGACCGAGCTCGACCGCACTGCGCGAGCGGCGGCCCCACGAACGCTGATCGACGTCCTGGCCGACACCGTCCGCCGCCACCCCGAGGCGTCGGCCATCGACGACGGCTCCGGAGCGATCAGCTACCGCGAGCTGCTCGCGCTGGTCTCGCGCACGGCGACCCGGCTGGTCGAGGCCGGCGTGCGGCGCGGTGATCGCGTCGGCGTGCGGATGCCCTCCGGCTCCAAGGAGCTCTACACCGCCATCCTCGGCGTGCTCGCCGCGGGCGCCGCCTACGTTCCGGTCGACGCCGATGACCCCGATGAGCGGGCTCGGCTGGTGTTCGGCGAGGCCGGCGTGCGCGGGGTGATCGGCGGCGACGGCGAGTTCATCGCGACCGCGGACGACGAGCCGGGCGTCGGCGCGGCGCCGGCCGCCCTGTTCGACGGCGAGTCGCCGCATCCGTCGACGCAGGCGATCCTGGCCGTTCCCACCCCGACTCCGGACGACGACGCGTGGATCATCTTCACCTCCGGCTCGACCGGCGTGCCCAAGGGCGTGGCGGTCTCGCACCGCTCCGCCGCCGCGTTCGTGGACGCCGAGGCGCGGCTGTTCCTGCCGACGGTGCCCCTCGGCCCCGGCGATCGCGTGCTCGCCGGGCTCTCGGTCGCGTTCGACGCCTCCTGCGAGGAGATGTGGCTGGCCTGGCGACACGGCGCCTGCCTCGTCCCGGCGCCGCGCGCGCTCGTGCGTTCGGGCGAGGACCTCGCGCCGTGGCTCATCCGGCAGGGCATCACGGTCGTCTCGACCGTGCCGACGCTCGCCGCCATGTGGCCCCCCGAGTCGATCGAGAACGTGCGCCTGCTGATCTTCGGCGGCGAGGCCTGCCCGCCCGAGCTCGCCGCGCGGCTCGCGGCGGCCGACCGCGAGGTGTGGAACACGTACGGGCCCACCGAGGCCACCGTCGTCGCGTGCGGTGCGCTGCTGGACGGCTCCGTGCCCGTGCGCATCGGCCTGCCGCTCGACGGCTGGGCGCTCGCCGTCGTGGATGCGGACGGTCGCCGGGTCGCGCCGGGCGAGGTCGGCGAGCTCATCATCGGGGGCGTCGGGCTCGCCCGTTACCTCGATCCCGAGAAGGATGCGCAGAAGTACGCCCCGATGCCCGAGCTCGGATGGGAGCGTGCCTACCGCTCGGGCGACCTGGTGCGGTACGACCCCGAGGGCCTCGTGTTCCAGGGCCGCGCGGACGACCAGGTCAAGGTCGGCGGCCGCCGCATCGAGCTGGGGGAGGTCGAGGCGGCCCTCCAGGACCTGCCGGGCGTGAGCGCGGCGACCGTCGCCGTGCAGCGCAGCGAGGCAGGCGTGCCGGTGCTCGTCGGATACCTCGTGCTCGCCGACCCCGTGGCCGGACTCGACAGGGCGGCCGCGCGGCTGTCGCTGGCCGAGCGCCTGCCCGCGGCCATCGTGCCGCTGCTCGGGGTCGTCGACGAGCTGCCCGTGCGCACCTCCGGCAAGGTCGATCGCGCCGCCCTGCCGTGGCCGCTGCCGGGCAGCGAGACGCCGGTCGCCGGCCTCACACCGGCCGAGGCATGGCTCGCCGAACAGTGGCAGGCCGTCCTCGGGCTTCCCGTCCCCGGCTCGGATGCGGACTTCTTCGACCTCGGTGGCGGCTCCCTGGCCGCGGCGCAGCTGGTCTCACGCATCCGGCTCCGCGTTCCCGAGTTCTCGGTCGCCGACATCTACGACATCCCCCGGCTGGGCGCGATGGCCACGGCGCTCGGGCCCCTCGCCGCGGCCGATGAGGCGACCGGGTTCCACCGGCCGTCGCCGACTCCGCGGGCGACGCAGTGGGTGCAGACCCTGCTCGGGGCGCCGTTGCTCATCCTCACGGGCGTGCGCTGGCTGTTGTACGTGCTCACCGCCGGGACCCTCCTCCACGCCGTCTTCGGCATCGACGCCCTGCCGACCGCCCCCTGGTGGACGCTGGTGATCGGCCTGGTCGTGTTCGCGACCCCCTTCGGCAAGATGGCGATCGCGGTGCTCTCGGCCCGGCTGCTGCTGACGGGACTGCGTCCGGGCGACTACCCCCGCGGCGGAGAGGTCCACCTCCGCCTGTGGCTGGCGGAGCAGATCGCGGATCAGATCGACGCCGTCGGCCTGGCGGGCGCCCCGTGGGTGAGCTATTACGCCCGCGCGCTCGGCGCCAAGATCGGGCGGGATGTCGACATGCACACCCTGCCGCCCATCACCGGCATGCTCGAGATCGGCGACGGCGCCTCGGTCGAGCCGGAGGTCGACCTCTCC
It includes:
- a CDS encoding Pls/PosA family non-ribosomal peptide synthetase, whose product is MALQTELDRTARAAAPRTLIDVLADTVRRHPEASAIDDGSGAISYRELLALVSRTATRLVEAGVRRGDRVGVRMPSGSKELYTAILGVLAAGAAYVPVDADDPDERARLVFGEAGVRGVIGGDGEFIATADDEPGVGAAPAALFDGESPHPSTQAILAVPTPTPDDDAWIIFTSGSTGVPKGVAVSHRSAAAFVDAEARLFLPTVPLGPGDRVLAGLSVAFDASCEEMWLAWRHGACLVPAPRALVRSGEDLAPWLIRQGITVVSTVPTLAAMWPPESIENVRLLIFGGEACPPELAARLAAADREVWNTYGPTEATVVACGALLDGSVPVRIGLPLDGWALAVVDADGRRVAPGEVGELIIGGVGLARYLDPEKDAQKYAPMPELGWERAYRSGDLVRYDPEGLVFQGRADDQVKVGGRRIELGEVEAALQDLPGVSAATVAVQRSEAGVPVLVGYLVLADPVAGLDRAAARLSLAERLPAAIVPLLGVVDELPVRTSGKVDRAALPWPLPGSETPVAGLTPAEAWLAEQWQAVLGLPVPGSDADFFDLGGGSLAAAQLVSRIRLRVPEFSVADIYDIPRLGAMATALGPLAAADEATGFHRPSPTPRATQWVQTLLGAPLLILTGVRWLLYVLTAGTLLHAVFGIDALPTAPWWTLVIGLVVFATPFGKMAIAVLSARLLLTGLRPGDYPRGGEVHLRLWLAEQIADQIDAVGLAGAPWVSYYARALGAKIGRDVDMHTLPPITGMLEIGDGASVEPEVDLSGYWIDGDVVRVGGVRIGAQASVGARSTLAPGTRIGQRAEVAPGSAVFGRVKADQSWAGSPAVRVGSVDAGWPTERAPAPHAWMWAYAASAFALALLPVVAFVAGALVLAAGMRDAHTLGDAAGAAFALLVPAVVVAGLVFAGAVVLFVRLLSIGLAPGTCPVRSRVGWQAWTIERLLDSARTILFPLYSSLFTPVWLRMLGARVGRDVEASTVLLLPSLARIEDGAFLADDTMVASYQLRRGWLRIGEVRIGKRAFLGNSGMAAPGHRVPRDGLVAVLSSAPVKAKPGSSWLGSPAVRLRRVVGEADESRTYRPTPGLRLARTLWELCRFVPVVATCALGLGVLLALAALAAAVGAGLAALLSGIVMLAAGAVAAGVTTAAKWLIVGPIRAGEKPLWSSFVWRTEVSDTFTEMVAAPWFARAAAGTPALAVWLRSLGARIGRGVWCDSYWLPEPDLVTLGDASTVNRGCVVQTHLFHDRIMSMDVVELEPGATLGPHSVILPAATIGAHATVGPASLVMRGETVPVGSRWSGNPIGPWRAVRVRPYQSTS